The region ATTGAACCGCCGCATCACCGAAGCCGGCCAAGCCGGACAGCTCGGCAAAGTCGAACAACTCGGCCGCGAATACCAGACCAAAGACGCCGAACTCAAGACGCTCTGGAAGGAATGGGAAGAGGTCGGCACGCGGCTGGAGGAGTAGAGGCCCACGCCTTTCACGTCGGGTGCTGCGCCTCAATCACCCTAGCTTATTCTATATTGGCTTTATTCGCCTTCCTTGCTCCCAGCCGAGGGCATCGGGCCTGCACTTCGCTGCTTGGACCTTGCCCATTGACATCTGTGACCGAGCTCTGTATCCTAAGCATTAGACAACGCTAGACAAGGGTTGTGGAAGGGCGTGGTCATGACGGGAACGAAGACGAAGATGAAGGCGGTGAGGCTCAATGGGGAGCGTGGGGTGCCGCTGTACCGGCAGATCGAGGAGCATTTTTCGCGGCTCATTCTGTCGCGGCAGCTTCAGCCGGGGGATCGGCTGCCGAGTGTCTCAGCGGTCATGCGGGAATTGGGGGTCAACACGCGGACGGTCTGTCAGGCGTATCAGCGGCTGAGCGACCGGGGGCTGGTGCATGCGGTCAACGGCAAGGGGACGTTCGTGGCTGAGGCGCGGGCGGCGATCCAATCGATCGTCGTGCTGGCCGACCACCCGGTGCGTCACGGCAGCAGCGAGTGGTCATCGTTCGAGCAGGTACTCTACGACGGGGTCCTCAAGCAGGCCAGGGAACTGGAGTTGCCGTGTCAGTTCCAGGTATTCTGGGAAGAAGGGTTGGCGGGGCTGGAGAGGCTGCGGGATTGCGGGGTGATTCTGTTTGGTGGTGGGGCGGCGATGGCCCCGGCGGCGGCTGGGCTGGTCGAGCGGGAGATCCGGTCGGTGGCAATCTCGGGCTGGGGAAACCTCTTGCCGCTGATTCGCGGCGACGACGGCGAGGGCATCCGGCTGGTGATGGAGCACCTGTTTGAACTGGGGCATCGGCGGATCGCGTTCATCAACGCCCCGCTGGACAACTTCAGCGTGCTTCGCCGGCAGGAGGCGTATCAACAGATGATGGCGGAACGCGGGCTGCCCGTTCTGGCCTCGTGGGTATCCACGGCGAAGTCGTGGTGCATGAATGACTCAACCGAGCAGGACGAGATGCTCGACCGAATGCTCAGCTCGCCCGAGCCGCCGACCGCGATCGTCAACAGCGGCGGGTATCTGGCGATGGCGATGCTCCAGGGGTTGCACCGGCGAGGCGTGCGGGTGCCGCAGGAGGTCAGCGTGACGGCCTACGATGACTCGATGGCGTTCGAACTCAGCAGTCCGGCACTGACCACCGTGCGTCAGCCGTGGGAACAGATCGGCCGCGAGGCGGTGCGGAAACTGGTCGCGGTAATGGAGGGGCAAGAGGTCGAGGACTCGCTGCTGCCGGTGGAGTTGGTGGTGCGGGAGTCGACGGGAAAGGCGGGGAATTGCTGATTTCTGATTGTTGATTGCTGATTGAGGAGAAGCACGAACATGAACGGGTTGGCGGCTCCTTCAAATCCGAAATCGTTCACGTTGATCGAGCTGTTGGTAGTGGTGGCGATCATTGCGGTGCTGGTGGCGATGCTGCTGCCGGCGTTGCAGTCGGCGCGGGCCCAGGCCCAAGCGGTGACGTGCCAGGCCAACCTCAAGCAGGTCATCTGCGGCGCGCAGGTCTATTTCGACGACCACCGGACGCTGCCGCCGTACTGGATCTACGGGTCGGATGGTTACGGATATCGCGGGGCCAAGTTCTATATGGACCGTGTCGGCATCTGGGGCGGGCCAGAGCCTCGGAACCTGTCGCCCGACACCGTGAACATGAGCCGACAGGTCAAAGAGTTTTGCTGGTGCCCCACAGGGCATAGGCCACCCGAGACCAAAGACCCGAGCAGCGGCTGGTACAGGGCCGAGCGGTATTCATACGGGACGCCCGAGCATTGGCCCGTGCAAATGGCAGCAATCGAGTATCCCGCAAGCGAGCCCTTTTTCGCGGACTCCGCGGCGGCGTTTACCGATACCCAGCTTGTTGTGATTCACCGGAACCGTTGGCCGCACGATCCGCGAATGAGTTCCTACGCCGTCGCGCTTCGTCATCTCGGGCGCGCGGAGGTGGCGTTCGCCGATGGCCACGTGGCAGCCTTGGACAGGGACGGAGTGTTCAAGGTGAAATTCAACTCGGTCGTAATCGGCGGAATTGACACGGCCTACAATCCCTACCCCTGGTAGGCCGCTGATGTCGGAGAGAATCGATGAACAGAGGATTTCCCATTGTCATCATTGCGCTGTGTCTGATCTGGTCGGCGGGCGCGCTGCCTGCGGGCGTGGTCCCGGAAAGTGAGCGATCGGTCAGACCGGTGGTCGATCCGGAGTTGCTGATCGCCCCTTCGCTCCAGATTGATCTGGGCGGGACGTGGGAAATGACGAACACGGGGCAAAAGAGCGTACTGGGACCGGACGGGAGCTTTGTGCCGCCGATGACGGATGCCGAGTGGACAACCGTGCAGGTCCCGCATCCCCCGTTCGCTGGGTGGGTTTCCTGGTACCGGCGGAAGGTGGACATCCCGGCTGATTGGGCGGGCAAACGAGTGACGCTGCGTTTTGGCAAGACACACTACAAGACCGATGTCTACTGGAACGGCGAACTGGTGCACGTGCAGATCGACGCGGGCTATGCCTACGCCGTCGATCTGACCGGGAAGGTTCGGCCGGGCGAGGCGAATGAACTGATCGTGGGCACGTGTCAGTATTTCGTGTACAACCCTCCGCATTCCCCTCCCTACATGGAAAACTGCTA is a window of Phycisphaerae bacterium DNA encoding:
- a CDS encoding substrate-binding domain-containing protein, which translates into the protein MTGTKTKMKAVRLNGERGVPLYRQIEEHFSRLILSRQLQPGDRLPSVSAVMRELGVNTRTVCQAYQRLSDRGLVHAVNGKGTFVAEARAAIQSIVVLADHPVRHGSSEWSSFEQVLYDGVLKQARELELPCQFQVFWEEGLAGLERLRDCGVILFGGGAAMAPAAAGLVEREIRSVAISGWGNLLPLIRGDDGEGIRLVMEHLFELGHRRIAFINAPLDNFSVLRRQEAYQQMMAERGLPVLASWVSTAKSWCMNDSTEQDEMLDRMLSSPEPPTAIVNSGGYLAMAMLQGLHRRGVRVPQEVSVTAYDDSMAFELSSPALTTVRQPWEQIGREAVRKLVAVMEGQEVEDSLLPVELVVRESTGKAGNC
- a CDS encoding DUF1559 domain-containing protein; this encodes MNGLAAPSNPKSFTLIELLVVVAIIAVLVAMLLPALQSARAQAQAVTCQANLKQVICGAQVYFDDHRTLPPYWIYGSDGYGYRGAKFYMDRVGIWGGPEPRNLSPDTVNMSRQVKEFCWCPTGHRPPETKDPSSGWYRAERYSYGTPEHWPVQMAAIEYPASEPFFADSAAAFTDTQLVVIHRNRWPHDPRMSSYAVALRHLGRAEVAFADGHVAALDRDGVFKVKFNSVVIGGIDTAYNPYPW